A DNA window from Arachis duranensis cultivar V14167 chromosome 3, aradu.V14167.gnm2.J7QH, whole genome shotgun sequence contains the following coding sequences:
- the LOC107477109 gene encoding alkane hydroxylase MAH1-like, with translation MLPSVLCNLSNIHDYATTVLNHYGGTLMFKGPWLTNVNFLITSDPMNVHHITSKNFDNYIKGSEFYEIFEIMGDGIFNTDSHKWKRSRDILHSLFRQNSFESLVVKIIHRKLESCLVPLLNNASELGTIVDLQDIFQRFTFDNICSIVLGFDPNSLPNNLIQFPEIAFEKAFNKMEDSMFYRHIVPRFLWKLQKWLQIGQEKTYSECEKIIDQFLHQCISSTFQEQSKFNCTKHENEPNFNMLKAIVEESGTEQIDRKFLRDNAISLLAAGRDTISSGLSWFFWLVSTHPLVEAKILEEIRANFIHREENWLITSS, from the exons ATGCTACCATCAGTTTTATGTAATCTTTCCAATATCCATGATTATGCAACCACCGTTTTGAACCACTATGGAGGTACTTTGATGTTCAAAGGTCCCTGGCTCACAAATGTCAACTTTCTCATCACCAGTGATCCTATGAACGTGCACCACATTACGAGCAAGAACTTTGACAACTACATTAAAGGGTCTGAGTTCTAtgagatttttgaaatcatggGAGATGGCATCTTTAACACTGATTCCCACAAGTGGAAGCGCAGCAGGGACATACTACATTCATTGTTCAGACAAAACTCGTTTGAGAGTTTAGTTGTAAAAATAATTCATAGGAAGCTGGAGAGTTGCCTAGTTCCACTTCTCAATAATGCATCGGAATTAGGAACTATTGTGGACTTGCAAGACATCTTTCAGAGATTCACTTTTGACAACATCTGTTCCATAGTGTTGGGCTTTGATCCTAACTCTCTTCCTAACAATCTCATCCAGTTCCCAGAGATCGCTTTCGAGAAAGCTTTCAACAAAATGGAGGATTCAATGTTCTACAGACACATTGTCCCAAGATTTTTATGGAAGCTTCAGAAATGGCTCCAAATTGGACAAGAGAAGACCTATAGTGAATGTGAGAAAATAATTGACCAATTCTTGCATCAGTGTATATCATCCACTTTCCAAGAGCAAAGCAAATTCAACTGCACTAAACATGAAAATGAACCAAACTTTAACATGCTTAAAGCTATTGTGGAGGAAAGTGGAACGGAACAAATAGATCGCAAGTTTTTAAGAGACAATGCTATTAGTCTCTTAGCAGCAGGAAGGGATACAATTAGTTCGGGTCTCAGTTGGTTTTTCTGGCTGGTTTCAACCCATCCTCTTGTTGAAGCCAAGATCCTTGAAGAAATTAGAGCAAACTTTATACACAGGGAAGAAAATTGGCTCATCACTTCAAG TTAA
- the LOC107476997 gene encoding uncharacterized protein LOC107476997 produces MKSSTCLREVQQLNGRLAALSRFLAGSALRSLPLFSLLKKGCQFEWTPECEEAFQEFKTFLSQPPILTWPKTRKELVLYLFVADKAVASAVIWEDEVRQHPVYFTNKVLQGPELGYQKLEKFAYALIVASRRLRPYFQTRTIKVRTNWPMKQILQKTDIMGRMVQWAIELSEFDLTYETRMAIKAQCLTDFIAEYAGDQEEASTTWELYVYGSSNKIGSSAGIILVNREGNQIEVFLKFEIPASNNQAEYEALIAMLKLAEKVGATKVVLFSDSQVVTSQINGEYQAKDPNMKRYLDKTLEYLRRFLETEVKHITRDLNSRANTLSKLASTKPGGNNRSLIQETLQEPSVTKIEAKQDVLEVSGLELEWMTPFIKYIKFDIIPKEEKEAKKIRKEVQNYTLVKNILYKRGISTPLLKCVSTSKTMEVLEEVHNGICGNHLGVRSLARKVIRAGFYWPTLQKDATEFIKKC; encoded by the coding sequence ATGAAAAGTTCGACTTGCTTAAGGGAGGTCCAACAGctgaatggccgacttgcagctcTCTCCAGGTTCTTAGCAGGATCAGCATTGAGATCCCTACCACTTTTCTCTCTACTAAAAAAAGGATGccagttcgaatggactcctGAATGTGAAGAAGCCTTCCAGGAGTTCAAAACatttttaagccaacctccaaTTCTGACCTGGCCTAAAACTAGGAAAGAACTCGTCCTGTATTTGTTTGTAGCTGACAAAGCTGTAGCATCAGCGGTAATATGGGAAGATGAGGTCAGACAGCATCCAGTTTATTTTACCAACAAAGTTCTACAAGGCCCCGAGTTAGGGTACCAAAAACTTGAGAAGTTTGCGTATGCTTTAATAGTGGCGTCTCGAAGGCTACGGCCTTATTTTCAAACTCGCACAATAAAAGTTCGAACGAACTGGCCCATGAAGCAAATTCTTCAAAAAACAGACATTATGggcagaatggttcaatgggctaTAGAACTATCTGAGTTTGACTTAACGTATGAAACTCGGATGGCGATTAAAGCCCAGTGCCTGACCGATTTCATTGCCGAATATGCAGGAGATCAAGAGGAGGCCTCCACAACATGGGAATTGTATGTGTATGGCTCTTCCAACAAAATCGGAAGCAGTGCAGGCATAATACTTGTCAACCGAGAGGGAAATCAAATAGAAGTCTTCTTGAAATTTGAAATCCCGGCCTCCAataaccaggcagaatatgaagccttgattgccATGTTGAAATTAGCAGAAAAAGTCGGTGCAACCAAAGTAGTGCTCTTCAGCGACTCTCAAGTAGTGACCTCTCAAATCAATGGGGAGTATCAGGCCAAAGACCcaaatatgaaaaggtacttagACAAAACTTTGGAGTACCTTAGGCGATTCTTGGAAACCGAGGTCAAACATATAACTCGTGATCTAAACAGCAGAGCAAACACCctctccaagttagcaagtactaAGCCAGGAGGGAATAATAGAAGCCTGATCCAGGAAACTCTCCAAGAACCCTCTGTCACAAAAATAGAGGCTAAACAAGATGTCCTGGAGGTATCCGGATTGGAACTCGAGTGGATGACCCCttttatcaaatatataaaatttgacaTCATAcctaaagaggaaaaagaggctAAGAAAATCCGGAAGGAGGTACAAAACTACACTTTGGTGAAAAATATCCTTTATAAAAGAGGAATATCCACACCATTGTTGAAGTGCGTCTCGACCTCAAAGACAATGGAGGTCTTAGAGGAGGTGCACAATGGTATCTGTGGAAACCATCTCGGAGTAAGGTCTTTGGCTAGGAAAGTCATCCGAGCCGGGTTctattggccgaccttgcagaaggATGCCACCGAGTTCATAAAGAAGTGTTAA